GGCAAGCCGATAGTGGTTCTCCATAAAGCTCTTGTATCTTACAGTCGTATGTAGCTCAATAAAGTTTAAAAGTATTAACTAAATCATGAATTGGAAGTACTCCACCTGGGAAAGAGAATTTGATGTTACTAGTTTTTCACCATCCATTGTCAGACGCCAAATGAAAAGGAATATGCTACAACTAATGAATATGCATCTTAACAATCGTCATTTTATCCAGTTTAAAGCAAGTGACAGACAGATATTTTAATTGGCTGATACCAGGAATGATCTCACGATACTGTCAGAAGCAGCAACAATTGAGCTTAAATGGAGCATTGTGTTACAAGAAGTTGACTTCATGTAACTTATAATAGCACGACTAATAAATCTCGTAACAATGTGTGACTTAGGCTGCAGGATGATGTCGACCGAAAGAAACAGATATAATCACTCAATGAGGGAATGATCAAATTTCTGGGACATAGAATCTCATTAAAATGTTTTAAACTTAACTCCCAGCATCACAACACGTAATTCACTGATTTAGTAAACCATAACTCTGATACTGCTACTTGTGTGTTTAGGATTCACAAAACTATCCTTCTCACTGCTACCCACTTCAGACTCTTTATATAATGCAAGCTAATCATCTTTAAGTCCTAGTTGGTTTTTCTTGCTCAAATGTGATAGCATTACCCTATAATCCTTAATTTCACGGGGCTCCAATGTCTATGTTTCTCAACAAATTCAATGAAGTCGATCATTTCTTCTTTAAAAATTACATGTCCCCTCCTAATGATGTTCTTTTCTACATAATCCCCTTCTTATATAGCTCTGAACACAACCGAATCCAAATGTATCATTATGATTAATTCACTGCAAAATTAACAATGCTTATTAATCCCATGTTACAATGAAATCAATCAAATTACTGTTACAAGAATCATTCTACTTTTTAATCCACGACAAAGCCAATATTAAGCGTCAAGATGCACTTCTATCAAAAGGAAAAATCCCATCACTCAAACAACAGTTTGCTTGTTACATATAAAACCGAttaatgtataaaataaataagtaaAACAACAATTTATGATTCATTAATCTTGTACTAATAGAACATCAAATCCTCAATCTCCAGCACGGatactcatcatcatcatcttgaaaATCTCCCACCATCTTCTAGTTTTAACTGAAACTTACAGATGCATCTAAATCTATCGGTTATTGTAACTTATTTAAAATATtctaaagtttatgcatcaagTATTACATGGATAACTTTTTGGTAACAAAAAAAAACAGATGAAGAATACCTTTCTCATATAGCTTTGCAAATGCTCAAAAAGTTCTAAATCTTTAAGGTTATGCCGACAAATTATCCACGTCCAGAAATTTCATCAAGATTGGCCGCACAACACTCGAGATTAATAGAAAGGAGGAATCTTGAAGATGGGTTAGAAGAAAGAGCTCAAGAACTCTTTCTTCTCGAGTTTAGCTTATAGCTAGCATCTTGAAGATCAATAGAACCCGTGCTGATTAATAACGATTAAAAAATGGCAGCACTAAGATAATCCTTGGGAGAAGAAACGGGATTTTTTCAAAAGTTGAGATTGTTGGTTGCAGAATCGCAGAGGATTCAAGAATGGTGCTGCTTATGAATCTTGTGAGGAGTCTTTTCCCTGGTTCAGTTGTTTTTCCCTTTTGTCAAAAGGggattgtgtttgtatgtgaaAAGAAGAAAATGGAAGCAGACGACCCAACGGCAGCTGATGTTTTgttttcatcatcatcattttcaaATTGAAAACATATCTTCCATAAACACAAATTTAATGACTTCAAACTTTGAGTTAGATcaacttaaataaattcttgTTGATTTTGTGAGCTATATTTTATAGACGATAAAAATTTGTGCGAAACatatcacgaatcgtattttgtgagaaatatatcttattttggtactcaatgaaaaaatattaatttttatattaagagtaatactttttaattataaatatcgaTATGATTGATCTAtctaaatattcgtgagactgtttcacaaAAACCTACTCTTTATAGACTTATATAGTTTTACAAAATCATTTCTCATTTGGTatagaaaataacaaaaaaagatGATTGCATATGAAAATTATTAATGAGCTCTTATAATTCATTTGGAATAAATAAACAATGAAAATCAGTAATTGGAAATTGGAAAAGCTTTTTTAGAGTAATTTGCAGAAGAGTTTTTGCGACACATTGAATCGTTGCATTGCGTTTGAACTAATATTGAtgataatatttacatttaaattaaattaaatcgaATTGAATCGAATTtgtgaatatatatttttaaaatattttatttgtgattcatttttgaattttaattttaaatatttaatatgataagttatatttttttaaaaatatatgattGTACGTCCTTCGTGTTATATGTGTCAACATACCCTCAAATTTTTGTTACAGATAATGTAGTCGCTTGGTTTGTAAATAATTAAGAAACCCCCGGTTTAAATAGGAGTTGACGCCGCCATGGTTTCGTCGGTAAAGGCCATCTGCACCACCTGTATTACGCTCCTGTGAGGAGCCCAATCAGAATCCTTTCGAGAAATTTTACAAGCCGCTGGGTAACGTCTCGATGACGGAGCCGGAAGAGACTCCTTCGCAGCCTCAACAATCGGACCAAGGTTTGAACGTTTCCAGCCTTTTTTTTCTTCCCGTAGAAGTATGTTTTCGTTAGGAGAGTCGATTTTAATAGCAAATCAGTGCAATATTTCGTTTTGGTTTTCTAGGGTTCAACGAAGAGTCGCGATTCCCCCGTCCCATTTGAAATTGGGGCAATTTAAAAAATACGGTCACGGAAAATATGGGTTTATTGAGCGTGGAGGACTGCATGCGTTGGTAGTTAGTAAAGCCTGCGGAAATTGAGTAACATATTGTTATTGCTTTGTTGATTATTGCTGAATGGGTAATGTACGCAAACACTTTTTGTTTGCCTACTTGATTCTTTGGCTGTCTATGCATGAATTTATGTTCTATGATTAGTTTTTGTGCCGGTCTAACTTGTATTCTATAGAGTTCCGTCTGGGCTTTTAAATATTATGTCACTGTTAAGTAATTAGCAATTCAgctgattttttttattcttttactAACGTGGCAATTCTTTTCCCCCTTTAATTTCTTTCTTCATGTTTGCAAGTTTTGTGGTTTCCTTGATTTGGCTTTCTGAATTTGGGCTTGTGCATTCCATATCAGTTGTTGCTAAAACTCTTCCATGTACTTTTGTCTGGACTCTTGAGGTTTCTTATATTTATTCTTACGCATTAGTTATTTCATTATTGGGTTAAATTTGGAACTATTTCTGCAGTCTGCAATTTCTTTAGGAAGACATCAAAGGGCAAGAACATTAGGAAAAGAAATACTGTAGAAGAGGGAGAGGACGGAGATGAAGATTCTAATATTGAGAAGTCAGTGCTGTTCAATAAGAAGAAGCAAATCGTGGCTGATAACAAGCTACATTTCTCCAGTGGACCCGCAAAGCGATCTTTAACCTCAGAGGACGAGGTTGAAAGTACAAAAGCAACAGTTTTTGAATTTGAGTCCTCGAATGAAATACAGATTCATAATGATAGTAGAGCAACATCCACCTTGGAAACAGAGACCGAATTCTCGAGAGATGCTCGAGCAATCAGAGAGAGGGTTCTAAAGCAAGCTGCAGAGGCTTTGAAAGGGAATAACAAGGGTGATAGCGGTGAAAAGTTATATAAAGGCATACATGGGTACACAGATTATAAGGCTGGGTTCCGGAGGGAGCAAACTGTAGCCAGCGAGAAAGCTGGTGGATCTCATGGACCTCTGAGAGCTTCCGCACACATAAGAGTTTCAGCTAGGTTTGACTACCAACCAGACATTTGCAAAGATTACAAAGAGACTGGTTATTGTGGGTATGGAGATTCATGTAAGTTTATGCATGATCGGGGTGATTACAAGCCAGGTTGGCAACTTGAGAAGGAATGGGATGAAAAAGAGAAGGCAAGGGCCAAAAAAATGGCCATGGGACTGAAGGATGATGACGATGACGAGAGGGGTACAGAGATAAGTGATGAAGAAGATGAAAATGCTTTACCTTTTGCATGTTTCATTTGCAGAGAACCTTTTGTGGATCCTGTCGTGACAAAGTGCAAGCATTATTTCTGCGAGCATTGTGCATTGAAGGTACTGTTACTTCATTTGTGCTATTTTTACTAATTTCCAGAATTTTTTGGGTGGACTTGAAAATTAGGTATTGTTGTAGGGCAGCACCCATGCCACCAAGTCTCTGCTTCAGTCAGTTGGTGGATATTAAATGTAATATAATGTAAACTCAGTTTTTATAACCTGTGATTTTCATACTTCCTAAAGCCCAAATCAACGTGTGACATTTCTCATTAATGCAATGTATTGCTGATCTTGAGCCCTTTAGAAATTTCTATTCTATTCACCTAGTTCATTACTGATCTTGAACCTTTTAGAAATTTGTTTTCACCTAGTTCCACTTATAGTGCCATTTCTTCCCTTAACCCTCTGGTGTGTCCAGGTGGATGTGTGACTCGACAATGCTATCTGCTAGCATATTGAATATGATTTTTGCTAattaagattttttttctttggtTCACAGCATCATGCAAGAAATAAGAAGTGCTTCGTTTGCAACCAGCCGACAAATGGCATATTCAACACAGCCTTTGAGATACGCAAAAAAATGGCAGCTGAGAAAAAATTATGATCTAATCGacttcataaaatcatatttcatGAGAGAATGAATGCCTGTATTACTTATTGCTAATGCTCATGTTTTGATTATGTTCAGAAGAATCTCTTTTCTGTAATATGTGCTCAGTCTCTAACCCATTTAGTTAACTATCCTGTAAGAATGAATGCAGCAGTAGAAAGGGTTGGTGATGTGGATTCTGTGTTTTTGGAAGTAcatctattgggatgatatataGAACCAGTTTAGTCAGAATGTATGTTAGAAACCAGGAGCTTatcatttttttatgtttttttctaTTGGTTGGATTAGTCTGTCATTTGTTTTTGTTGCTTTTATGGACGGGAGTTATTTTCATTGTCAGTCTAGTCATTGTGAACCTAGTGCTTGTTACTGCTGTACTGAAGCTGGGGATTTACTTAGAAGCCACAACAATCTGCCACCTCTTTCTAAACAGCTTGGGTATATCATCGTGATTCGTGACCTATGATGAAAGTTTCTCAGAATTTCTATTGTCGACAAATGTGCCGTCTTGCGCTGCAGTATGTGTGATATTTACAAGATAAAAAATGAATTTTCCAAATCACGGTCAGAGCCTACACATATGCAATCAACTGCAAAGACCCTCTGATGATCGTCATTATATGAGCACCGATAAAGTGATGTATAGTTATTGGATATATATTTTCATCACATCTAAAAAGAGGTCGTTGTATCGGTTGCTCACAAATAGGTGTGTAGGAGATCAAACCTctcaatttatttttcattcatcTGGAAAGATAGATCCTAGATGTGGCATGCTGCCTTGTCTTTCGTGAATCAAGCTCAACAGCATCTAAGTACCCTACCCTTGGGGTTGCACTTGAATTGGTGATTTCATTTGGTAAAGGAGTAGGACTCCTTTTGAGTTGAAACTTATCATAATTATTCTTAAAATTGTATTACTCGTCATAAAATTCACTTCAATTTTGTACGTTTGAACaagtcaaaaatttaaaatcgattaatttaaaatatataatatgtaaTATATCGATTCTAAACATCAAAAAAATTCGGTATCTCCAAACGGGCCAAAATCCAAAAATCagatattaaattataaattatgatGTGCTAGTTTTACCTTATTTTTCGATGTAACATGGTACGGATCCTTGCCGTCTTTATTGGTATTAATATAGATTATTTTAGTTGAAACTGTTCCAATATTGGAATATCCAAAAAAGTGGGTAACATCAACCCCCCTCCCTTATCCAAATTTCCAACACTTTGCCACGTCCAATAATTGTTCTCTAGCTAAAATTCCAATCCATCCTTAGCCAAATTTCTCGCACTTTTACCATGTCCAATTATTGTTCTCGAGTCCCCAGCCCAGGTGGTGGTACCGAATTCTGACGACTACAACTGGCTCGTTGTCGTTGAAGGGTGGGTGCCCAACCCTTCTTGTTCCTCGCATCATACTTGTTAGGTGGACGGGCACGATCCAAAATTTTTCCATCTAATTCTCCCGCACAGTAATGGTTGCAATAATTCTCCACGCTCTGTTTGTCCCAAAAATGGAATCAAATGTGATAATGTTGGAGAATATGTCGACCTATTTAAGGTAGAGCAATCCCATTTTTTTTGCGGTTAATAAATGACAAACTATTCAAAATTAACGACGAACCTGAAATTTGCATCGGTTGCCTGGTGAGACGAGATCATAAATCGAAAGATAATTATTGTAAAACTCGAACCAAACGCGATATGATTCAAGAATGATGAGAAgagaaatataaaattattgtaCTTAGAATGGATTGAGGTTCCAAACTCATTGTATTATATATTCCATTGAATCTTTTAATTGCGACctcttaaaatttttaattactTGATGAATGATTAATGTTTTCAAAAGTGCAATTTAACCTTTCACAATTGAAAAAGGCGTTGCCTTTCGCCcacaataatatatatttttctacataatttatttttataaatctgaAAACTGTTGATATTCTTTATtctgttgaaaaataatttaaaatgtgtgtattgaatatttgaatgttgaatatttgaatgttgaaaataagagttgtaaatattgaaaattagtgtgtgatgatgtaggtgacgatgatttttatttttggattatgtgtaaagaaactctataaatagatctctaatttgtgaagaaaatcacaattgagtagagagaaaaatattataaagtgtgtagtttggtaaattttgagagtttgagatttttactttttaccataaatttttactttttcacaacacgttatcagcacgaagctctaaaagtcctacatacttttccaagctccgaacagaagaaaaaggtaacaaaagtaataatttttattttactgttatttatttattgtgtatatatatttaatatacaatataatgttattattagaaacaataaaaataatttttcataaacttgttataaatcctgggaggatgttaagacgacatcccacactcccggcaagggatacgacaagtataaaagcctataagatttttaaacaaaataaattatgacactcattataatattatgatatgatatacataattatttaaacatgtctaatattatatacaccatattattaccataaaattatacaaatacatacctttattttttttgtacaccaacggtcataaatggtaaaaaaacggctagtttttgccctataaatatgatctcacaaaaaCATTCAATCATTCCAACTTTCtattcttctctaaaaattattcatcatcaaatttttcgaagaaaaaagaagatggctttctcaaggttatttttaattattttggttatcatactcacgagtcttgtattaatcggagaatatcctcctcgtgtgttttctttatttttacaaatgcttgtagttgttgtttatccattactttgtattgcaatattcattaactaataaaatgtatcgtaatttttttagtaccaccatgtcaaatttaacaaagctcaaatttgttgcgctcgacatcacgggaaagaattatatgtcatggactctcgatgtagaaatgcatcttgagtcattgggtctaagcgagactattaaagaaaatggcatatgtacatcacaagaaaaggcaagagccattatatttttgcgtcgacatctcgacgagggattaaaatgtgaatatctgactgaaaaaaatcccatggctttgtggaaaggattgaaagaaagatttgaacatacaagggaagttatacttccgaccgctcgtgatgaatggaatatgttaagattccaagattttaagaaagtcaatgattataattcagcgatgtatcgaataatctcgcagctaaaatttactggacatgaggtcacagaatctgagatgcttgaaaaaacattttccacgtttcatgcatcaaatattactctacagcaacaatatagagtacgtggatttgcgagatattctgagctcatcgcctgtcttcttgtggcggaaaaaaacaacgagctattaatgagaaatcatcagtcccgacccactggatcaacagcatttccagaagtaaatgctgtaagtaaaaatgaatttaaacctcggaaccaaaatcaaattcaaagacaagattttggtcgaggtcgaggtcgagatCATGGTCGTGGAcatggacgtggaattggtcgtggccgtggttttgaaaataatagagatagttatttttataactcatctcaaaagagcgtctcaaaccatccacagaaaaggcatcatgagaatacaagtgttaatgagaatcactcaaaaagatatgaaagttcttgttacagatgtggtactccaggacattggtccaaagtttgtcgagcccctgagcacctttgtaaactttataaagaatcattaaaggggaaagaaaaggagaccaacttcactgaatgcagtgaccgtttgagtgattcaactcattttgatgctggtgattttatgaatgatttctctggaaatgatcaatatgttggtgggatagaaatgaacaatattgatgctgtagattttctcaacgatttctctgaaaatgaacaatataatggtagaatataaatgtacaataatttatttttcatgtattcatagaataatgttttattgtataattatgatatgtgttatatttaaatatatattgccagtaatttatttcattgcatatttttttgaagttcaaatatggaaaatgctatgagcaaagctgaagtttgcatatccgatagtggtacaacgcacactatcttc
This region of Primulina eburnea isolate SZY01 chromosome 14, ASM2296580v1, whole genome shotgun sequence genomic DNA includes:
- the LOC140812326 gene encoding zinc finger CCCH domain-containing protein 1-like; the protein is MTEPEETPSQPQQSDQVCNFFRKTSKGKNIRKRNTVEEGEDGDEDSNIEKSVLFNKKKQIVADNKLHFSSGPAKRSLTSEDEVESTKATVFEFESSNEIQIHNDSRATSTLETETEFSRDARAIRERVLKQAAEALKGNNKGDSGEKLYKGIHGYTDYKAGFRREQTVASEKAGGSHGPLRASAHIRVSARFDYQPDICKDYKETGYCGYGDSCKFMHDRGDYKPGWQLEKEWDEKEKARAKKMAMGLKDDDDDERGTEISDEEDENALPFACFICREPFVDPVVTKCKHYFCEHCALKHHARNKKCFVCNQPTNGIFNTAFEIRKKMAAEKKL